Proteins found in one Triticum aestivum cultivar Chinese Spring chromosome 4D, IWGSC CS RefSeq v2.1, whole genome shotgun sequence genomic segment:
- the LOC123099240 gene encoding small nuclear ribonucleoprotein SmD3b, producing MSRSLGIPVKLLHEAAGHVVTVELKTGEVYRGSMIECEDNWNCQIENITFTAKDGKVSQLEHVFIRGSRVRFMIIPDMLKNAPMFKRLEARIRGKGSAIGVGRGRAVAMRARAAGGRGGGPPVGGGRGGAPPVRR from the exons ATGAGCCGCAGCCTTGGGATCCCGGTGAAGCTGCTGCACGAGGCGGCGGGGCACGTGGTGACGGTGGAGCTCAAGACCGGCGAGGTCTACCGGGGCTCCATGATCGAGTGCGAGGACAACTGGAACTGCCAGATCGAGAACATCACCTTCACCGCCAAG GACGGCAAGGTGTCGCAGCTGGAGCACGTCTTCATCAGGGGCAGCAGGGTCAGGTTCATGATCATCCCCGACATGCTCAAGAACGCACCCATGTTCAAGCGCCTCGAGGCCAGGATAAGG GGCAAGGGGTCGGCCATCGGCGTCGGGCGTGGCCGTGCTGTCGCGATGCGTGCCCGG GCTGCTGGTGGTCGTGGTGGTGGCCCCCCTgttggaggaggacgaggtggcgcGCCTCCGGTGAGGAGGTAG